In one Acidimicrobiales bacterium genomic region, the following are encoded:
- a CDS encoding tRNA methyl transferase PRC-barrel domain-containing protein, with protein sequence MGRGADGAKDQSYVLAGLDHERLGRVLFPVGDSAKGDVRREAAALGLRTAAKPDSQDVCFITRGDGRAHFLGRRLALTPGRVVDGRGRTVGAVPAVEAVTVGQRRGLGLPGGGPPRYALDVDVAGATVRVGTEAEMQVAAQPVAALGWAGPPHEAGRLDEADLAVQASAHGAPTPGRLLPSGTGDGTGEVRWARPRRRVAPGQALVAYDGDHVVAWATAAGPPRRG encoded by the coding sequence GTGGGCCGGGGTGCCGACGGGGCCAAGGACCAGTCCTACGTGCTGGCCGGCCTCGACCACGAGCGCCTGGGCCGGGTGCTGTTCCCGGTGGGCGACAGCGCCAAGGGCGACGTGCGGCGGGAGGCGGCCGCCCTCGGGCTGCGCACCGCGGCCAAGCCCGACAGCCAGGACGTGTGCTTCATCACCCGGGGCGACGGGCGGGCCCACTTCCTGGGCCGGCGCCTGGCCCTCACGCCGGGCCGGGTGGTCGACGGCCGGGGCCGCACCGTGGGGGCGGTGCCGGCGGTGGAGGCGGTGACTGTGGGCCAGCGCCGAGGGTTGGGCCTGCCCGGCGGTGGCCCCCCTCGCTACGCGCTGGACGTGGACGTGGCCGGGGCCACGGTGCGGGTCGGGACCGAGGCCGAGATGCAGGTGGCGGCCCAGCCCGTGGCCGCCCTCGGGTGGGCCGGGCCGCCCCACGAAGCCGGGCGGCTCGACGAGGCCGACCTGGCCGTCCAGGCCAGCGCCCACGGCGCCCCCACCCCGGGCCGCCTGCTCCCGTCGGGGACGGGCGACGGGACCGGCGAGGTCCGCTGGGCCCGGCCCCGCCGCCGGGTGGCCCCCGGGCAGGCCCTGGTGGCCTACGACGGGGACCACGTGGTGGCCTGGGCCACCGCCGCGGGTCCGCCCCGTCGCGGCTGA